From the genome of Saccopteryx bilineata isolate mSacBil1 chromosome 6, mSacBil1_pri_phased_curated, whole genome shotgun sequence, one region includes:
- the NOS3 gene encoding nitric oxide synthase 3, with product MGNLKSVGQEPGPPCGLGLGLGLSLCGKQGPASPAAAASEPSRTPAPAPLPARDPSPPLTRPPEGLKFPRVKNWEVGSITYDTLSAQAQQDGPCTPRRCLGSLVLPRKLQSWPSPGPLPAEQLLSQARDFINQYYSSIKRAGSQAHEQRLQEVEAEVAATGTYQLRESELVFGAKQAWRNAPRCVGRIQWGKLQVFDARDCSSAQEMFTYICSHIKYATNRGNLRSAITVFPQRTLGRGDFRIWNSQLVRYAGYRQQDGSVRGDPANVEITELCIQHGWTPGSGRFDVLPLLLQAPDEPPELFTLPPELVLEVPLEHPTLEWFAALGLRWYALPAVSNMLLEIGGLEFPAAPFSGWYMSTEIGTRNLCDPHRYNILEDVAVCMDLDTRTTSSLWKDKAAVEINLAVLHSYQLAKVTIVDHHAATSSFMKHLENEQKARGGCPADWAWIVPPISGSLTPVFHQEMVNYFLSPAFRYQPDPWKGSAAKGTGITRKKTFKEVANAVKISASLMGTVMAKRVKATILYGSETGRAQSYAQQLGRLFRKAFDPRVLCMDEYDVVSLEHETLVLVVTSTFGNGDPPENGESFAAALMEMSGPYNSSPRPEQHKSYKIRFNSVSCSDPLVSSWRKKRKESSNTDSAGALGTVRFCVFGLGSRAYPHFCAFARAVDTRLEELGGERLLPLGQGDELCGQEEAFRGWAQAAFQASCETFCVGEDAKAAARDIFSPKRSWKRQRYRLSAQAEGLQLLPGLVHVHRRKMFQATVLSVENLQSSKSTRATILVRLDTEDQEGLQYQPGDHIGVCPPNRPGLVEALLNRVEDPPPPGEPVAVEQLEKGSPGGPPPSWVRDPRLPPCTLRQALTFFLDITSPPSPRLLQLLSTLAEEPGEQQELETLSQDPLRYEEWKWFRCPTLLEVLEQFQSVALPAPLLLTQLPLLQPRYYSVSSAPSMHPGEIHLTVAVLAYRTQDGLGPLHYGVCSTWLSQLKAGDPVPCFIRGAPSFRLPPDPSLPCILVGPGTGIAPFRGFWQERLHDVESKGLQPAPMTLVFGCRCSQLDHLYRDEVQDAQQRGVFDRVLTAFSREPHSPKTYVQDVLRTELATEVHRVLCLEQGHMFVCGDVTMATSVLQTVQRILATEGDMELDEAGDVIGVLRDQQRYHEDIFGLTLRTQEVTSRIRTQSFSLQERHLRSAVPWAFDLPFPDTTRP from the exons ATGGGCAACTTGAAGAGCGTGGGCCAAGAGCCTGGGCCCCCCTgcggcctggggctggggctgggcctcAGCCTGTGTGGCAAACAGGGTCCGGCCTCCCCGGCGGCGGCAGCGTCTGAGCCCAGTCGGACACCAGCACCCGCACCCCTGCCTGCGCGGGACCCCAG CCCTCCGCTCACCCGGCCGCCGGAGGGGCTCAAGTTCCCTCGTGTGAAGAACTGGGAGGTGGGGAGCATCACCTACGACACCCTGAGTGCCCAAGCACAACAG GACGGGCCCTGCACCCCACGACGCTGCCTGGGCTCCCTGGTACTCCCACGGAAACTGCAGAGCTGGCCCTCCCCAGGCCCTCTACCCGCTGAGCAGCTGCTGAGTCAGGCCAGGGACTTCATCAACCAGTACTACAGCTCCATCAAGAG GGCTGGCTCCCAGGCTCATGAGCAGCGGCTTCAGGAAGTGGAAGCCGAAGTGGCGGCCACAGGCACCTACCAGCTTCGAGAGAGCGAGCTGGTGTTCGGGGCCAAGCAGGCCTGGCGCAACGCCCCCCGCTGCGTGGGCCGGATCCAGTGGGGGAAGCTGCAG GTGTTTGATGCCCGGGATTGCAGCTCTGCACAGGAGATGTTCACCTACATTTGTAGCCACATCAAGTATGCCACCAACCGGGGTAACCTCCG CTCGGCCATTACAGTGTTCCCCCAGCGCACCCTGGGACGGGGAGACTTCCGAATCTGGAACAGCCAACTGGTGCGCTACGCAGGCTACAGACAGCAGGATGGCTCTGTGCGGGGGGACCCAGCCAACGTGGAGATCACCGAG CTCTGCATTCAGCATGGTTGGACCCCAGGCAGTGGCCGCTTTGACGTGCTGCCCCTGCTGCTCCAGGCCCCAGATGAGCCCCCGGAACTCTTCACTCTGCCCCCCGAACTAGTCCTCGAGGTGCCTCTGGAGCACCCCAC GCTGGAATGGTTCGCAGCCCTGGGCCTGCGCTGGTATGCGCTCCCTGCCGTGTCCAACATGCTGCTGGAAATCGGGGGCCTGGAGTTCCCTGCAGCACCATTCAGCGGCTGGTACATGAGCACGGAGATCGGCACGCGGAACCTGTGTGACCCCCACCGCTACAACATCTTAGAG GATGTGGCCGTCTGCATGGACCTGGATACCCGGACAACCTCATCCCTGTGGAAAGACAAGGCAGCGGTGGAAATCAACTTAGCTGTGCTGCATAGTTACCAG CTGGCCAAAGTGACCATTGTGGACCACCACGCTGCTACATCCTCCTTCATGAAACACCTGGAGAACGAGCAGAAGGCGAGGGGGGGCTGCCCTGCCGACTGGGCCTGGATTGTGCCCCCCATTTCAGGCAGCCTCACCCCTGTCTTCCATCAGGAGATGGTCAACTATTTCCTGTCCCCTGCTTTCCGCTACCAG CCAGACCCCTGGAAGGGGAGTGCAGCCAAGGGCACCGGCATCACCAGGAAGAAGACCTTTAAGGAGGTGGCCAA TGCAGTGAAGATCTCTGCCTCACTTATGGGCACCGTGATGGCCAAGCGCGTGAAGGCAACAATCCTATACGGCTCTGAGACTGGCCGGGCCCAGAGCTACGCACAGCAGTTGGGGAGGCTCTTCCGGAAGGCTTTCGACCCCCGG GTCCTGTGCATGGATGAGTACGATGTGGTGTCCCTTGAGCATGAGACGCTGGTGTTGGTGGTGACCAGCACATTTGGAAATGGGGATCCTCCAGAGAATGGAGAG AGTTTTGCGGCAGCCCTCATGGAGATGTCTGGACCCTACAACAGCTCTCCGCGGCCCGAACAGCACAA GAGTTACAAAATCCGCTTCAACAGCGTCTCCTGCTCAGATCCACTGGTGTCCTCCTGgcggaagaagagaaaggagtcCAGCAACACAGACAGCGCGGGGGCCCTGGGGACCGTCAG GTTCTGTGTGTTCGGACTGGGCTCCCGGGCGTACCCCCACTTCTGTGCCTTTGCCCGCGCAGTGGACACGCGGCTGGAAGAGCTGGGTGGAGAGCGGCTCCTGCCACTGGGCCAGGGTGACGAACTGTGTGGCCAGGAGGAAGCCTTCCGTGGCTGGGCCCAGGCCGCCTTCCAG GCCTCCTGTGAGACCTTCTGCGTGGGAGAGGATGCCAAGGCCGCTGCCCGGGACATATTCAGCCCCAAACGGAGCTGGAAGCGCCAGCGGTACCGGCTGAGTGCCCAGGCCGAAGGCCTCCAGCTGCTGCCAG GCCTGGTCCATGTGCACAGGAGGAAGATGTTCCAGGCCACAGTCCTCTCAGTGGAGAACCTGCAAAGCAGCAAGTCCAC ccGGGCCACAATCCTGGTgcgcctggacactgaggaccaggaGGGGCTCCAGTACCAGCCAGGTGACCACATCGGAGTCTGCCCGCCCAACCGGCCCGGCCTCGTGGAGGCGCTGCTGAACCGTGTGGAGGACCCGCCCCCTCCAGGCGAGCCTGTGGCAGTGGAGCAGCTGGAGAAGGGCAGCCCCG gtggccCTCCCCCCAGCTGGGTGCGGGACCCACGGCTACCCCCATGCACGCTGCGGCAGGCTCTCACCTTCTTCCTGGACATCACGTCCCCGCCCAGCCCGCGGCTCCTTCAACTGCTCAGCACCCTGGCTGAAGAGCCCGGCGAACAGCAGGAGCTCGAGACCCTCAGCCAG GACCCCCTCCGCTACGAGGAGTGGAAGTGGTTCCGCTGCCCCACGCTGCTGGAGGTGCTGGAGCAGTTTCAGTCTGTGGCACTGCCTGCCCCCCTGCTCCTCACCCAGCTGCCCCTGCTCCAGCCCCGATACTACTCAGTCAGCTCCGCACCCAGCATGCACCCAGGCGAGATCCACCTCACAGTGGCCGTGTTGGCATACAGGACCCAGG ATGGGCTGGGTCCCCTGCACTATGGAGTCTGCTCCACGTGGCTGAGCCAACTCAAGGCTGGGGACCCTGTACCCTGCTTCATCAGGGG GGCTCCCTCCTTCCGATTGCCACCTGACCCCAGCTTGCCTTGCATCCTGGTGGGCCCAGGCACTGGCATTGCCCCCTTCCGGGGATTTTGGCAGGAGCGGCTGCACGACGTTGAGAGCAAAG GGCTGCAGCCCGCCCCCATGACCTTGGTGTTTGGCTGCCGATGCTCCCAGCTGGACCACCTCTACCGCGATGAGGTGCAGGATGCCCAGCAGCGCGGGGTGTTTGACCGCGTCCTCACCGCCTTCTCCCGGGAACCCCACAGCCCTAAG ACCTACGTGCAGGATGTCCTTCGGACAGAGCTGGCCACCGAGGTGCACCGCGTGCTGTGCCTGGAACAAGGCCACATGTTTGTCTGCGGCGATGTCACCATGGCAACCAGCGTCCTGCAAACGGTGCAGCGCATTCTGGCGACAGAGGGCGACATGGAGCTGGACGAGGCCGGAGATGTCATAGGCGTGCTGCGG GATCAGCAACGCTACCACGAGGACATTTTCGGGCTCACGCTACGCACTCAGGAGGTGACAAGCCGCATACGCACCCAGAGCTTTTCCTTGCAGGAGCGGCATCTGCGGAGCGCAGTGCCCTGGGCTTTCGACCTCCCGTTTCCAGACACGACCCGCCCCTGA